In the genome of Drosophila pseudoobscura strain MV-25-SWS-2005 chromosome 3, UCI_Dpse_MV25, whole genome shotgun sequence, one region contains:
- the LOC6898641 gene encoding uncharacterized protein codes for MRCQLIISALLGLFLTFHININDAVVFKFTNFVCESYNQSWFVFHNYRLKAVSRNKVLLNANGTILHPVNNASVHVRIFKRANGYKPWVVDNYFDVCQYLRKRNQPIANIIYGLFKDFSNLNHSCPYVGLQTVKDFYLRPELLRLPFPTGDYLLALQWYFDKKPLADTNVSFTFVEDLMKRN; via the exons ATGCGTTGCCAGCTGATTATCTCTGCGCTTCTCGGATTATTCCTAACATTCCACATCAATATAAAC GATGCCGTCGTCTTCAAGTTTACAAACTTCGTCTGCGAGAGTTACAACCAATCCTGGTTCGTGTTCCACAACTATCGTCTGAAGGCCGTCAGTCGAAACAAAGTGCTCCTCAATGCGAATGGTACGATACTACATCCGGTCAACAATGCTTCAGTTCATGTCAGAATTTTCAAAAGGGCCAACGGCTATAAGCCTTGGGTCGTCGATAATTACTTTGATGTCTGTCAGTATTTGAGAAAGCGGAATCAACCTATTGCTAATATAATCTATGGGCTCTTCAAAGATTTTAGTAACTTAAACCACTCATGCCCCTACGTG GGTTTACAGACTGTCAAGGACTTTTATCTAAGACCTGAGCTACTGCGTCTTCCCTTTCCAACAGGGGATTATTTATTGGCGCTTCAGTGGTACTTCGATAAGAAACCACTGGCTGATACGAACGTTAGTTTTACATTCGTGGAGGATTTAATGAAGAGAAATTAG
- the LOC26533415 gene encoding uncharacterized protein produces the protein MRCQLIISALLGLFLTFHININDAVVFKFTNFVCESYNQSWFVFHNYRLKAVSRNKVLLNMNGTILHPTNNMSIHVRIFKKANGYKPWLVDIYFDFCQYFRKRNQPVFNIIYGLFKGFSNINHSCPYVGPQIVEDFYLRPELLRIPMPTGDYLLALQWYFDKKIQFDTNVSFTFVEDLMKSK, from the exons ATGCGTTGCCAGCTGATTATCTCTGCGCTTCTCGGATTATTCCTAACATTCCACATCAATATAAAC GATGCCGTCGTCTTCAAGTTTACAAACTTCGTCTGCGAGAGTTACAACCAATCATGGTTCGTGTTCCACAACTATCGTCTGAAGGCTGTCAGCCGAAACAAAGTGCTCCTCAATATGAATGGGACGATACTACATCCGACCAACAATATGTCAATTCATGTCAGAATTTTCAAAAAGGCCAACGGCTATAAGCCTTGGCTCGTCGATATTTACTTTGATTTCTGTCAGTATTTCAGAAAGCGGAATCAACCTGTTTTTAATATAATCTATGGGCTCTTCAAAGGGTTTAGTAACATAAACCACTCATGCCCCTACGTG GGTCCACAGATTGTCGAGGACTTTTATCTAAGACCTGAGCTACTGCGTATTCCCATGCCAACAGGGGATTATTTATTGGCGCTTCAGTGGTACTTCGATAAGAAGATACAGTTTGATACGAACGTTAGTTTTACATTTGTGGAGGATTTAATGAAGAGCAAATAG